Proteins from a single region of Haliaeetus albicilla chromosome Z, bHalAlb1.1, whole genome shotgun sequence:
- the OSTF1 gene encoding osteoclast-stimulating factor 1 isoform X2: MSKPPPKPAKPGQVKVFRALYTFEPRTPDELYFEEGDIIYISDMSDTNWWKGTCKGRTGLIPSNYVAEQAESIDNPLHEAAKRGNLSWLRECLDNRVGVNGLDKAGNTALYWACHGGHKDIVDVLFTQANLELNQQNKLGDTALHAAAWKGYADIVEMLLAKGARTDLKNNEKKLALDMATNASCASLLKKKHSAGTVRTLSNAEEYLDDEDSD, encoded by the exons ggcAGGTTAAAGTGTTCAGGGCCCTGTATACATTTGAGCCCAGAACG ccagatGAACTGTACTTTGAAGAAGGAGATATTATTTACATCTCAGATATG agtGATACAAATTGGTGGAAAGGAACTTGCAAAGGGAGAACTGGACTAATTCCAAGCAACTATG tggcAGAGCAAGCTGAGTCTATCGATAACCCACTGCATGAAGCTGCCAAACGTG GCAACCTAAGCTGGTTGAGAGAGTGTTTGGATAATCGAGTTGGGGTCAATGGCTTAGACAAAGCAGGAAACACAGCTCTGTACTGGGCATGCCATGGAGGCCACAAAG ATATAGTGGATGTTCTGTTTACTCAGGCAAACCTAGAGTTAAACCAACAG AACAAACTGGGAGACACAGCTTTGCATGCTGCTGCATGGAAAGGTTATGCAGATATTGTAGAGATGCTGCTGGCAAAGG GAGCAAGAACAGATCTGAAGAACAATGAGAAGAAACTGGCTTTAGATATGGCGACCAATGCATCTTGCGCTTCCctgcttaaaaagaaacacagtgcag GTACAGTCCGAACATTAAGTAATGCAGAGGAATACCTTGATGATGAAGACTCCGATTAG
- the OSTF1 gene encoding osteoclast-stimulating factor 1 isoform X1, which yields MSKPPPKPAKPGQVKVFRALYTFEPRTPDELYFEEGDIIYISDMSDTNWWKGTCKGRTGLIPSNYVAEQAESIDNPLHEAAKRGNLSWLRECLDNRVGVNGLDKAGNTALYWACHGGHKDIVDVLFTQANLELNQQNKLGDTALHAAAWKGYADIVEMLLAKGARTDLKNNEKKLALDMATNASCASLLKKKHSAGNLSSTSGALASLQVDFVSWLTDFSSLVTSSVTSLWCSHTLS from the exons ggcAGGTTAAAGTGTTCAGGGCCCTGTATACATTTGAGCCCAGAACG ccagatGAACTGTACTTTGAAGAAGGAGATATTATTTACATCTCAGATATG agtGATACAAATTGGTGGAAAGGAACTTGCAAAGGGAGAACTGGACTAATTCCAAGCAACTATG tggcAGAGCAAGCTGAGTCTATCGATAACCCACTGCATGAAGCTGCCAAACGTG GCAACCTAAGCTGGTTGAGAGAGTGTTTGGATAATCGAGTTGGGGTCAATGGCTTAGACAAAGCAGGAAACACAGCTCTGTACTGGGCATGCCATGGAGGCCACAAAG ATATAGTGGATGTTCTGTTTACTCAGGCAAACCTAGAGTTAAACCAACAG AACAAACTGGGAGACACAGCTTTGCATGCTGCTGCATGGAAAGGTTATGCAGATATTGTAGAGATGCTGCTGGCAAAGG GAGCAAGAACAGATCTGAAGAACAATGAGAAGAAACTGGCTTTAGATATGGCGACCAATGCATCTTGCGCTTCCctgcttaaaaagaaacacagtgcag GTAACTTATCTTCTACTTCTGGTGCACTTGCTTCACTCCAAGTTGATTTTGTTTCATGGCTGACTGATTTTTCATCCTTAGTCACTTCATCTGTCACCAGTCTCTGGTGCTCTCATACACTATCTTGA
- the OSTF1 gene encoding osteoclast-stimulating factor 1 isoform X3, with protein sequence MSDTNWWKGTCKGRTGLIPSNYVAEQAESIDNPLHEAAKRGNLSWLRECLDNRVGVNGLDKAGNTALYWACHGGHKDIVDVLFTQANLELNQQNKLGDTALHAAAWKGYADIVEMLLAKGARTDLKNNEKKLALDMATNASCASLLKKKHSAGNLSSTSGALASLQVDFVSWLTDFSSLVTSSVTSLWCSHTLS encoded by the exons ATG agtGATACAAATTGGTGGAAAGGAACTTGCAAAGGGAGAACTGGACTAATTCCAAGCAACTATG tggcAGAGCAAGCTGAGTCTATCGATAACCCACTGCATGAAGCTGCCAAACGTG GCAACCTAAGCTGGTTGAGAGAGTGTTTGGATAATCGAGTTGGGGTCAATGGCTTAGACAAAGCAGGAAACACAGCTCTGTACTGGGCATGCCATGGAGGCCACAAAG ATATAGTGGATGTTCTGTTTACTCAGGCAAACCTAGAGTTAAACCAACAG AACAAACTGGGAGACACAGCTTTGCATGCTGCTGCATGGAAAGGTTATGCAGATATTGTAGAGATGCTGCTGGCAAAGG GAGCAAGAACAGATCTGAAGAACAATGAGAAGAAACTGGCTTTAGATATGGCGACCAATGCATCTTGCGCTTCCctgcttaaaaagaaacacagtgcag GTAACTTATCTTCTACTTCTGGTGCACTTGCTTCACTCCAAGTTGATTTTGTTTCATGGCTGACTGATTTTTCATCCTTAGTCACTTCATCTGTCACCAGTCTCTGGTGCTCTCATACACTATCTTGA